CTCCAGATTCAGCTCCTGCTGCGGCAGGCCCAACGCTTCGCAGCTGATGCTGTGCATGCCTTCTGCCAGCGTAATCTTCAGAAATGAACGGGCCGGTACCTCATGCGGCTGCTGGTCTATCATGACGGTGATGTCTCTGCCTGTCGGATTATCAATTAATGTAGACCCGTTAAGCGTTGGCTTCAACAACAGCTCATAACCGGCGTAACATCCTGTTAATACCAATACCAGTAACAGTCCTATGAATCTTTTTCCTGCAATGTGTGCCATGGGATCACTGCTTTTACCTGCAATACGGTTTTCAGTGATCAAAGTTAACCAGGGTTGTCTGATCTTTTGAGGCAGATCAATTTCCGCATACGGCGGATCAACATCTGTAGGCCATGGAAAAATATCCGCGTTTATATTTTATCGATAAAACTGAGTACGACTTCTTTCTTACGGTCAGAAACAGGTACTGTTTCACCGTTAAACATTTCAAGATACCCCTCCTTGTAATATTTGCTGACGTAGTTACCATTCACAAGATAAGACTGATGACAACGGATAAACGTTTCTTCGGGCAACAGCGCCTCGTATTCTTTCAACACCTTGGAAACGAGGATAGAGCTGCCGTTTTTCAGGTAAAAAGTAGTGTATCCGCGGTCGCTTTTGCAATACAGGATATCCCCGATATCAATGATCTGCGTGTATTCCGCACTCCTGAGCGCAATACGCCTGGGCTTTGTTCCTCCTTTATAGTGATTGGCTGCTATTTCCAGCTGATGCTGGTTAAACTTCTGTTGCTCGCTTTTTTTGAAACAACGGTCTACGGCTTCTTCAAAAACAGCGGTCTCTATAGGTTTGAGCAGATAAGCAAAAGCGCCGAGGTTCAACGCCTGTAATGCATACTGATCATAAGCGGTGATAAAAATGATCTGGCTGGAAGAAACATCGATGCGGCTGAACAACGTGAAACTGTTGCCGTCTTTTAATTGTATGTCTGCCAGGATCAGTTCGGGCTGAAGGGTGGGTATTTCAGCCTGCGCTTTGGCCACTTCCCCGGAATAGCCCACTACCTGCAGGTAGGGAATTTCGTTCGCCAACGCCATGATGTGTTTCAGGATATTGATTTCGTCTTCAAGTATGTAAACAGTCATTGGACCTGGTTTTTAATCAATTAATAACGGTAGATAGATGGTTGCCCGGAAACCCTGTTCCGTTGTTTTTGGCTGGGCCTCAAAATACGCTACACGGGCCGTTTTGTTAAACAGGAGATCTAAACGTTCCTGTACGATGATGCGTGACAGTGATGTTTTTTCACGCGGGCCATGGGTTTTCACCTGTGCGCCAGCACCATTGTCATCTATACAAATTACCAGTTGCTGTTGCTCCTGGCGGAAGGAGATTGTCAGCATACCGGGATAGTCGATGGATTTAAAACCATGCTCGATAGAGTTTTCCACAAATGGCTGTACCAACATGGGCGGTATCAGGATGGCATCTACCTCTGTGCCCTCTGTATCAATGCTGTAGGAAAATGCATGCTCAAAACGCATCTGTTGCAGTTCGATATAGTTCTTCAGTGAACCAATCTCATCTTCCAAAGGAATCAGGTCATGACGGTTCAGCTCCAGCACATTGCGCATCAGTTTGGAAAAAGACACCAGGTAAGCATTCGCTTCCGTCTTTTTATTAGTGCTGATCAGCCCCTGCATATTAGCGATGGCGTTGTAAATAAAATGAGGGTTGAGCTGCATCTGGCGGGTTTTCTGTTCCAGCAGCAGCCTTTTGTTTTCAATGGCCAGTTTTTCATTTTTTTCGCGGAGCAATTTCTGTCGGTATACGTTATACACATAAAACGCGATGATGGCCAGCAAAACACAGACGCCCACAAAAATCCAGCGCTGCTGTACAATGAGTTTTTTATTCAGGTCATTGTTCATCTGCAGGGTAGCGATGGCCTGGTCTTTTTTCTCCGTCTGATATTGGGTGTGCAGTTCTTCTATTTTGGAGGCTTCAATGGCGTTCTGGTTACGGCCATAGATATTGAAAGCGGCGTGTAAGGCGTCCAGTGCGTTTTTATAATCCCCTTTTAGTTTGTAGGCTTCATGTAGTCCCTGGTATTCGTTCACCAGGTTCATGGTCTCCGGCTGCTGGCCAGCCCACAAAATAGCTGCTTTATAATAGTGAATGGCAGAATCAGTCTGATGATTGCGCACAAAGGACGTGGCCAGGTTGTTAAACGCCTGCAAGTTTAATTTATGCTGCGCCTGCAGGTAGTTTAAATAACGCTTGCCTGAGGTAATGGCCTTGCCAAACTCCTTCCGGGAAGAATACAGCTGTGCTTCGTAATCGTAGGTGCGGGCCAGTGCCATGCTGTCGTCTATTTGCAGCGACAGTTGCCGGGCACTGTCCAGGAACCTTTTCATGGCGGCGCTGTTGAGCTGCCGTGCTGCCAGCAGAAATGAAATATCGAAGTAACGCTGACGGACAGCCGGATGGGAATGGAAGGGATGATGGTTATAATACAGCTGTGTATACTCCACAGCCTTGGTCACATTCTGGTTAACATAGTAGGATTTGGCCAGCAGATCATACAGGCGGTAGGTGAACACGCTTTGGTGATGCTCTCCTCTTTTTACCGCGTCCAGAATGCGGACCACGAGGTCTGATTTGGCTATATCCGAACCGGACAAAGCCCGGTTCAGAATAGCGTAATCTTTCAGGGTTAACAGATCTGTCTGTTGCGGCTCCGGAGATACCTGGCGGAAGTACATCGAAGCGCTGTCATATTTATTTTCCAGTGCGTACAGTTTACCACGGAGGTAACTGTACCAGGGGTTAGCTGATTTGTCCGGTGTGGAGTCCAGTCTGGCCACCAGGGCCCGGAAACTGTCTTTAAACGGCTTTGCTTTGGCCGTATCCTCGGACAGGATGAAAGTAATAAAGGTTTTATCGGATGTGCCGGTGTTAGCAGGGACCTTCGACTGTTGGTCGGGCATCCCGCAACCGGCACACCAATAAAGGGCAACAAACAAAGGAAGCAATAATCTATGTGTTCTGTACAGATTGATCATAGTTGTATATCCGGATACCCTTTGAAAGCGATTGCTAACGGGTACAAAATTAAGAAGTGAAGTTATTCACCGGTGGCCCGTATAATATCCGCGGCCGCCGGGTCAATATTCGCAGGAACACGATAAATATCCGCTCAGGAAGCCATGCTGGCAGTCACCAGCCGCAGGCCGTTACGGCCGTATTTATCCTTGTACGCCTTGGGCGTCATGGCCACATAGCGCTTGAATATCTTACGGAAGAAGCTCATGTCTTCATAACCACAACGGAAGGCAATCTGTTCTACCCCCTCCTGGCTGGTTTCCAGCATTTTTTTGGCCGCTTCTATCCGTACCCGCTGCAGATAAGCCAGCGGCGTATTTCCGGTGGCCTGTTCAAAGCGGCGGATAAAATGCCGGATGCTCATATTGTACTGTACAGCCAGCGCTTCTATGCTGATGGCGTCTGCGTAGTTTTTTTCGATGAACTGCTGGGCCTTGCTGATCATATCATCCGTATGGTCATGTTGCAGCCGGAAGATGGCGAAAGCATCCTGCGGCTGCTGATGCATATTGATCATCAGTATTTTGGAAGCGATGATGGCCATTTCATGCCCGCAGAACTTTTCCACCAGGTACATCATAAACGTGGTGAAACTGAAAGCGCCGCCACAGGTGTAAATGCTGCCCTGGTCAACGATTATCTTATCGTCCTGTACTTCCACTTCCGGGTACATGGCCCGGAAACGGTCAACAAACAGCCAGTGTGTGGTGGCCACTTTACCGTTGAGCAGACCGGTGGCCCCCAACAGGAACGCCCCCACGCAGATACTGGCCAGTTCCGCCCGTTGCAGGTGCTGCTGCCGCAACCAGTCGATCAACCGCCGCTCCCGCTGCAATACCAGTTGTATTTTGTCAGACTCCATGGCCGGCACGATCACCAGGTCGTATATTTCCTGCTTTCGCAACCGGACCGGTACAGCGGTACCTTTGGTTTTACGCCACAGCTGGTTGTCTTTCTCCATAATAAAATCAATGTCAAACCGGACGCTGGCAGGACTGCCGGTCAATAGCGGGGATGTCCGCATGATAGAGGCCAGTATGTCTGCCGGGCCTGCTACGCTGGATGGCACAGCATTTTCATAATCCAGGATCGCAATACGCATATACTTGAGATGATTAGCTGATATGGCAATATTAACTTCTCACTGGTCATTTTTGCCATGCTATAAAGTTAGTCTTTCCGCCGGTTTCCGGTAAATAAACTTCCGCCCGGGTATGATAATTGAGACAGGAAAAACGGAAAAACCAGGAAAGGTCATGCCGTCGTCTGTTATCCGTGCATATTCTTACGACGCCCAGCAGGCTGTTCTTCGGATTGTGTTTGTTTCGGGCGCTGTATACGACTATCAGGCCGTACCGGAATCCGTATACCAGGACATGAAGAACGCTTTTTCCAAAGGGACTTTTTTCAACCAGCATATCAAAGACAAATTCAAATTCTCCCGCTATCGCGATGCGCACGGTCATCATCATGAATAGGCCCCACTTTCCCTTTTCAGCGGTTCCGGTCGTTTATTTGTATATTTAGTATCCCGGTCAGCCGCTATCTTAATCACTGACCGGCTTGTCATATGGCTGTTGAAAAAGATACTCCCGGAAAAAAACTCAGAGCTGCCGTCCCCCGGACTTCACAGGGCGATTTTAAACTTTCGCCGCAACGGCCTGGTGTAGTGGAATCCATCCGTCTGTCCAACCAGGACAGGATAAAGAGCCTGATACCGATCCGCCATGGCCGCATGAGCGCTTCACCTTTTGCCTTCTACCGTGGCATGGCCGGACTGATGGCACAGGACCTGTCAGTCCTTCCGCATACCCAGCTGAAAGTGCAGGCCATCGGCGACTGCCACCTGTGTAACTTCGGCGGCTTCGCCACCCCGGAGCGTACCCTCATCTTCGACGCCAACGACTTTGATGAAACGCTGCCTGCCGCCTGGGAATGGGACGTAAAGCGGCTGGCCACCAGTTTCGTACTGGCAGCCCGGCACAACCAGCTTCGCGAAACAGATGCGCGTGAAATGGCCATCCACATGGCCACCTCCTACCGGCACAGCATGTACGAATTTTCACAACTGCCCCTGCTGGACCTGTGGTACAAGAAGTTTGAAATGCATGCGCTGCTGAACAAAGCTACCAGTGAAGAAGTCCGGACACTGTTGCGCAACGCCATAGAAAAAGCAGAGAAAGCAACGCCTCAACAGGTATTCTACAAAATCACCCAGAGTGTCATGGGTACTTTTGAAATTACGGACCAGCATCCGCTGATTTATCATCCGCTGGACCTTGAAAAAGAAAAGGACAATATCAAATCCTTTCTGAACGGCTACCAGCGCACGTTACAGGAAGACCGCCGTTTCCTCTTCAGTAAATACCACGTGGTAGACGTAGCGCTGAAGGTGGTAGGCGTAGGCAGCGTAGGCACCCGTTGCATGATAGCGCTGCTGATGAATGACAAAGATGAACCGCTCTTCCTCCAGATCAAGGAAGCCCGTGCCAGCGTGCTGGAAAACTTCACGGCCAAAAGCAAATACAAACATGCCGGCGAACGGGTAGTGCAGGGGCAGCGGCTGGTGCAGGCCGCCAGCGATATCTTCCTTGGCTGGAGCACTGCCGATGATGGCCGTCATTTTTACCTGCGGCAGCTAAGAGACCGTAAAATAGCGCCTAATGTAGAAACCTTCGACAAAGAAGTGCTGCTGGCATACGCCGGCCTGTGTGGCCGTATGCTGGCACGTGCCCACGCCAAGACCGGCCCCGGTCAGCAGATCAGCGATTATATGGGTAAAAGCGGGCTAATGGATACCGCCATCGGCAAATTCGCCGTGGCCTATGCAGATCAAACAGAAAAAGATTTCGAAGTATTCACCAAAGCTATCCGCGACGGAAAGCTGCCTGTGGAAAAAGCCTAAACCCCGGAGCTTCATCCGTGGGCACAAAAAAAGGAGCTTCCCAGCCCCTTATCACTGTTCTCAAAAACAGCCAAAAAAACTTATTGTGGCCCAGGGCTTCAGCCCTGAGAACAAAAAAAGGAGCTTCCCAGCCCCTTATCACTGTTCTCAAAAACAGCTCAAAAAACTTATTGTAGCCCAGGGCTTCAGCCCTGGGAACTAAATATTAAAAATCTATTTTCTGATCGCGTTTGTCGGTTTTGCCCTGGCGGCCGTAGCGGTTACGATTGCGCGGTTTCGGTCTTCTTGGTTCTGCTTTTGGTGCGTCCGGATCGGCGTTGTTGGCCTCTATCAGTGCAGCTTCTTCAAACGGGTGACGCACGGAAGGGATTTTCTGTTTTGTCAGTTTGTTGATGCTGTTCAGAAAAGGTCGTTCTTCGGTGGCGCAGAAAGAGAGTGCGTAACCGGTGGCGCCTGCTCTTCCGGTACGGCCGATACGGTGTACATATGTTTCTGACACGTTAGGCAGATCGTAGTTGATCACATGTTCCAGCGCTTCCACATCGATGCCCCTTGCGGCGATATCGGTGGCAACGAGCACGCGTAAACGACCGCTTTTGAAGTTGGTCAGCGTGTTTTGCCGGGAGGACTGTGACTTGTCGCCATGCAGTGCGTCAGCGTTGATATTCCGTTTACGCAGGTTTTTGGCTATCCTGTCGGCGCCGTGTTTTGTCTGTGTAAATACGATGGTACGTTTGATAGTTTTATCCTGCAGGATGTGGTCCAGCAGTTGCTGTTTGTCTTTTTTCTTCACGAAAAACACGCACTGTTCCACTCTTTCAGCTGTAGTGGACACTGGTGTGATCTCCACTTTCTCCGGTTTGTACAGCAGTGAATTGGCCAGTTTGGCGATATTGGGCGGCATGGTAGCAGAGAAGAACAGCGTCTGTCGTTGCTCTGGCAGTTCACGCACCACTTTTTTGATATCGTTGATGAAACCCATGTCCAGCATACGGTCTGCTTCATCCAGTACAAATATCTCGAGGTGGTCCAGGTAGATATAGCCCTGGTTCATCAGGTCCAGCAGGCGGCCCGGTGTGGCGATGAGCACGTCTGTGCCGTTGCGCAGCGCGATCGTTTGCCGGTGTTGTGGTACGCCACCGAATATCACATCATGTTTCAACCCTGTGAATTTCCCATACGCTTCGAAACTCTCGTCGATCTGTGAAGCCAGTTCGCGGGTAGGCGTCAGGATGAGGGCACGGATATGTTTATAGCCTCCTTCTACGCCGGAGCGGGTGTTGTACAACTGTTGAAGGATAGGAATGGCAAAAGCGGCCGTTTTACCGGTGCCGGTCT
The Chitinophaga varians genome window above contains:
- a CDS encoding DUF2252 domain-containing protein; its protein translation is MAVEKDTPGKKLRAAVPRTSQGDFKLSPQRPGVVESIRLSNQDRIKSLIPIRHGRMSASPFAFYRGMAGLMAQDLSVLPHTQLKVQAIGDCHLCNFGGFATPERTLIFDANDFDETLPAAWEWDVKRLATSFVLAARHNQLRETDAREMAIHMATSYRHSMYEFSQLPLLDLWYKKFEMHALLNKATSEEVRTLLRNAIEKAEKATPQQVFYKITQSVMGTFEITDQHPLIYHPLDLEKEKDNIKSFLNGYQRTLQEDRRFLFSKYHVVDVALKVVGVGSVGTRCMIALLMNDKDEPLFLQIKEARASVLENFTAKSKYKHAGERVVQGQRLVQAASDIFLGWSTADDGRHFYLRQLRDRKIAPNVETFDKEVLLAYAGLCGRMLARAHAKTGPGQQISDYMGKSGLMDTAIGKFAVAYADQTEKDFEVFTKAIRDGKLPVEKA
- a CDS encoding KTSC domain-containing protein, which codes for MIIETGKTEKPGKVMPSSVIRAYSYDAQQAVLRIVFVSGAVYDYQAVPESVYQDMKNAFSKGTFFNQHIKDKFKFSRYRDAHGHHHE
- a CDS encoding histidine kinase; protein product: MFVALYWCAGCGMPDQQSKVPANTGTSDKTFITFILSEDTAKAKPFKDSFRALVARLDSTPDKSANPWYSYLRGKLYALENKYDSASMYFRQVSPEPQQTDLLTLKDYAILNRALSGSDIAKSDLVVRILDAVKRGEHHQSVFTYRLYDLLAKSYYVNQNVTKAVEYTQLYYNHHPFHSHPAVRQRYFDISFLLAARQLNSAAMKRFLDSARQLSLQIDDSMALARTYDYEAQLYSSRKEFGKAITSGKRYLNYLQAQHKLNLQAFNNLATSFVRNHQTDSAIHYYKAAILWAGQQPETMNLVNEYQGLHEAYKLKGDYKNALDALHAAFNIYGRNQNAIEASKIEELHTQYQTEKKDQAIATLQMNNDLNKKLIVQQRWIFVGVCVLLAIIAFYVYNVYRQKLLREKNEKLAIENKRLLLEQKTRQMQLNPHFIYNAIANMQGLISTNKKTEANAYLVSFSKLMRNVLELNRHDLIPLEDEIGSLKNYIELQQMRFEHAFSYSIDTEGTEVDAILIPPMLVQPFVENSIEHGFKSIDYPGMLTISFRQEQQQLVICIDDNGAGAQVKTHGPREKTSLSRIIVQERLDLLFNKTARVAYFEAQPKTTEQGFRATIYLPLLID
- a CDS encoding DEAD/DEAH box helicase; the protein is MLNAGYKEAFNFITEDYKYNMLFEQLGLIEPILKAIKKEGYTQPTPIQVQSIPIVLEGKDLLGCAQTGTGKTAAFAIPILQQLYNTRSGVEGGYKHIRALILTPTRELASQIDESFEAYGKFTGLKHDVIFGGVPQHRQTIALRNGTDVLIATPGRLLDLMNQGYIYLDHLEIFVLDEADRMLDMGFINDIKKVVRELPEQRQTLFFSATMPPNIAKLANSLLYKPEKVEITPVSTTAERVEQCVFFVKKKDKQQLLDHILQDKTIKRTIVFTQTKHGADRIAKNLRKRNINADALHGDKSQSSRQNTLTNFKSGRLRVLVATDIAARGIDVEALEHVINYDLPNVSETYVHRIGRTGRAGATGYALSFCATEERPFLNSINKLTKQKIPSVRHPFEEAALIEANNADPDAPKAEPRRPKPRNRNRYGRQGKTDKRDQKIDF
- a CDS encoding GlxA family transcriptional regulator, coding for MRIAILDYENAVPSSVAGPADILASIMRTSPLLTGSPASVRFDIDFIMEKDNQLWRKTKGTAVPVRLRKQEIYDLVIVPAMESDKIQLVLQRERRLIDWLRQQHLQRAELASICVGAFLLGATGLLNGKVATTHWLFVDRFRAMYPEVEVQDDKIIVDQGSIYTCGGAFSFTTFMMYLVEKFCGHEMAIIASKILMINMHQQPQDAFAIFRLQHDHTDDMISKAQQFIEKNYADAISIEALAVQYNMSIRHFIRRFEQATGNTPLAYLQRVRIEAAKKMLETSQEGVEQIAFRCGYEDMSFFRKIFKRYVAMTPKAYKDKYGRNGLRLVTASMAS
- a CDS encoding LytR/AlgR family response regulator transcription factor, whose translation is MTVYILEDEINILKHIMALANEIPYLQVVGYSGEVAKAQAEIPTLQPELILADIQLKDGNSFTLFSRIDVSSSQIIFITAYDQYALQALNLGAFAYLLKPIETAVFEEAVDRCFKKSEQQKFNQHQLEIAANHYKGGTKPRRIALRSAEYTQIIDIGDILYCKSDRGYTTFYLKNGSSILVSKVLKEYEALLPEETFIRCHQSYLVNGNYVSKYYKEGYLEMFNGETVPVSDRKKEVVLSFIDKI